Within Lates calcarifer isolate ASB-BC8 unplaced genomic scaffold, TLL_Latcal_v3 _unitig_1826_quiver_1741, whole genome shotgun sequence, the genomic segment TTCAGTGAGCTGTGATAATAAGTTTCACAAAAGATTAAACTCATCTTGTGCCAAATGTAAGACACTATAATCATGTCTgaacctggaggaaaccaaacctcacagacagagctgcagtgaaaggTGGAGCAACGCTAGAACAGGAAACCTTCAGTGtcacttttaattaaatgaaactgaaagtttGTCAGAGTGACAGCAGAGCTGCACTCGAGACAAAACTCTGCATTTCtgtctaaaaaaaattaaacagagtTCATCAGGATATTCTCAAAAACTGCTCAAATACTGGTGAGTACATCTGATaatatttactgtgtttcaACAAACAGCATTAACACAAACTGAGAGGTCGAATCAAACAGGAAATTCTACTCTTTTCATCTCATAAGAACACTTGTTAGGTGTATTTGAGTGAGGTTAAGGGTAATGCTTTAGATTACAGCCTGCAATGTACTGTGTAGCTTACCCCAGAGTTAAGATGTAAATATCCTTTGTACTAGTGTTCCTGTTCCCCAGTACCAATAAGTACTCATATACCAATTGGTGCTGGGGAACAAGATGATAAGTTATGGAATAAGGGGGTAACAATTCAGGGTCCTACAAAGAACTTGTAGTTACTTTTTTAACTACTGGATACCTGTCTCAATTTTACAGGCACTGGCGCCTTAATGCCTTAATGTTTCACCCCTAAGGACTTGAGCAGGGCATGAGCTTTGGGCCTCTGCCCAACCAGGTGTCTCACGAGACATTTTTTTTCGTGTCCCCCAAGGCCCCTGGTTggttatgtacagtatgtccaTAGGTTATTATTGGCACCTACTACATGCGTATTACTGTGCTGGTTTCTAATCATTCAGAACATGGACAGTCTCAGAAATTTTAGACAACACCTTGAATATGTATTGGTACATACTGCACTAGTACTTAAAGGATTACACTGTAACTCTGGAATGATTAAGTTGTATATTGCAGCctgtaatataaagtgttaccaagttaagtgaaattataaaattctacattatttctttttattaactGCTATACTCAACACCAATGAATGATTCtctaaatatttttacactCTCACTTTTGGTCTCAGGGTGTAGACATGTCTGCTGCCAGCAACCTGAGATCTGAAGATCAATATCTCTGCTCCATCTGTTTGCATGTGCTCACTGATCCAGTCTCCACACCATGTGGACACAACTACTGTAAAAACTGCATCAATCAACACTGGAATATTAATGTCTCTTGCCAGTGTCCCATGTGTAATGAAGTTTTCTACACAAGACCTCAGTTGAAGATCAACACTTTCATCTCTGAGATGGTTGCTCAGTTCAGACAGGAAGCTCAACagaaagccagcagcagcagctcagagcaacAACTTGCCAAACCAGGAGAAGTTTCCTGTGACGTCTGCACTGGAACCAAACTGAAGGCCCTGAAGTCCTGCCTGGTATGTTTGGTCTCCTACTGTGAGACTCACCTGGAGCCTCATCTGACAGTGTCAGTCCTGAAAAGACATCAGCTGATGGACCCTGTGGAGAACCTGGAAGACAGGATGTGTACGAAGCACGATAAACCTCTGGAGCTGTTCTGTAAGACCGACCAgacatgtgtctgcatgctctgctctgttttagacCACAGGACACATTATGTTGTTCCTCTGAAAGAAGAATATGAAGGAAAgaaggcagagctggagaagacaGAGGCTGAAATTCAGCAGATGATCCAGAAGAGACGACTGAAGATTGAGAAGATCAAACACTCAGTCAAGATCAGTAAAgatgatgcagacagagagaaagcagaaggtGTTCAGGTCTTCACTGCTCTGAAGGAGTCTGTTGACAGAGGCCTGAACCAGCTCATAAAGGagatggaagagaaacagaaaaccacagagaaacaggctgaagacttgatcacagagctggaacaggaaatctctgagctgatgaagagaagcactgaggtggagcagctctcactctctgaagaccacctccacctcctccaaaaCTTCCCATCCCTGAAAGCTGCTCCACCCACCAAGGActggacagaggtcagagtccGTCCACCATCATATGAGGGGACTGTGGTGAGAGCTGTGGCTCAGCTGGAGGAGACGCTCAGTAAAGAGATGAAGAAGCTGTTTgaggctgagctgaagaggGTCCAGCAGTATGCAGTGGATGTGACTCTGGATCCTGATACAGCAAATCCTGAACTCATCCTGTCTGATGATGAGAAACAAGTGAAACATGGTGATGTGAGGAAAAATCTTCCAGACAACCCAGGGAGGTTTTCTAACCGTGTTAATGCTTTAGGAAAGCAGAGTTTCTCTTCAGGCAGACTAAACTTTGTGGTTCAGGTTAAAGGAAAGACTGACTGGACTTTAGGAGTGGCCAGAGAGTCGATCAAGAGGAAGGGAGACATCACACTGAGACCTCAGAATGGGTACTGGACGATATGGTTAAGAAGTGGAAAGGATTATAAAGCTCTTGATGACCCTCcaatcactctctctctgaagtCTGGTCCTAAGAAGGTGGGGGTGTTTGTGGATTATGAGGAGGGTCTGGTCTCCTTTTATGACGTAGATGCTGCAGCTCTCATCTACTCCTTTACTGGCTGCtccttcactgagaaactctaCCCATTCTTCAGTCCCTGTCCTAATCATGGTGGTATaaactctgctcctctgatcatctgtcctgtcaatcaaactgtcTGATCTCTTTGTCAACAATGAATATACACTACAGGCCAAAAGTTTGGAAGCAACTTCAAGTTTCTGTTCACAATGCCTTTCTTAAAAACCAGTATGGGTTCCACTGATTTTGGGATGTATTTTCTGCATGATCAGACTTTGCTTTCATTGATATACATTGATGTTACCAGACCATTGCTGAATAAAtgttaacaaaagaaaagaagggcTTAGTTTTAGGGTTGAGAGGATTTGCAAGAGTCACAACTTCAGTgtgaaagtaaaaaacaaatcacagtttgCATTATTCACTTCACGCAGTTTGCTTACAAAAATCCCAATATATCTCAACTGTGTTCATATCTCTGACAAACTACCACCGAAATGGCTAGAAAGAAACAGCTGAGTAAAGAAACAAGAACACAGATTTGTACATTGAGGAAAGAAGGACACACTGAAAGAGAAATTGCAAAACGCATAATGGTGTCCAACAAAGGAGTTCCCTAAAGAGACTAGAAGAAACTGGAAGTTATGATGATAGAAAAAGGTCTGGTAGAAAGAGCGTTACTACAAAGGCAGAGGATAAACGTATCATTATCACCAGTAAGAGAGATCGGCgaaaaacagcaccacaaatAAGGGAGAAAATCAACATGACAAGGTCAAAACCCATATATCTGACAACTGTGAAAAGACGTTTGAGAAAGGCTGGTCTGAAAGGTTGTgtatctgcaaaaaaaaaaaaaatgctacttTGTCCACATAACAAGAAAAAGAGATATGAGTGgacaaaagcacacaaaaatTGGCAAACTGGTGAACGCCTTAAAGCACCATGCGTAACACCCACAATAAAGCATGGAGGTGGTAGTGCCATGGAATAGGGATGTTTTGCAGGTGATAGAGTAGGAGATTTGTTTGAAGTAAAGGGTATTATGAAGAAGGAACAGTACCACTCCATCCTCCAGGATCACGCGGTTCCATCTGGACTGAGACTTGTGGGTCGAAAGTTTGTTTTGGAGCAAGATAATAACCCTAAGCATTCTTCGAAGCTCTGTTACCTAGAcaacaaagaagaggaaggtgTTCTTTGAATGATGGTTTGGCCCCCTCAGTCTCCAGACCTCTCTCCAATTGAGCTTGTGTGGGACAAATTGGATCGATCAATCAGAAAAGTGTGTCCCACGAATCAGCAGTCTCTCATTGATGAACTTAAGAAAACTTGGAATGCAATTCCTGGCACATACCTTAAAAAACTTGTGGAAGGAATACCCTGTATATGCCATGCTGTTGTTAAAGCCAGAGGAGGTTACTTTGAAGAAAGCAATGTCTAAGCAAGAAAGACCAAAATACATGATAATTATAGTAAAAATGTATCCTGATAAGTGACTCTAAATAataatcatgtttattttgctACAAAATATACCAATGAAACTATGAtctttttttgtacaaatttgATCTTGCTTCCAAACTTTTGGCCTGTGGTGTACTTGTCACATTGATCTTTTCATTTAAACCCAAGattgaataaaaaatatactgtacctGACAATGTTTTCATACTACAATAGTAGCACAGCTGTCAGTACAGGGATGCCACCGGATTAGAATGAATAAAATCATTCCAAACAATCACAGACTAATTATTTTCTAAAGCCCCCCTCCAAAGAACATCAAGTATTTAACCCTGATTTTTATATAATCCAAGGCATATCAAGTGAAAAAAGCATTAAATACAGTGCAGAGTATTTCCACCTTGGAACTGCAGAGTGCTAATGACCAGtctcaaaaacacagattagaCAACCTGGGTTTCATTCATCACATACCTAGGGAACCAATCCCATCAACTTGGGGGGCTTTTTTTCACCTAAAAAGGGTTTTATGAAGGAAAACTATGTTAAACCTAAACCTAATAGAATATTTAACATAATTAAAGACATGTCTAGAAGGGAACCTTCAATTAAAAGATTCACTGTCATTTCTGGTAACTGATGTACACAGTCAGTGGTAATGTACAGGGTAACTGTATTTTCAACTGAATACAATTAATGTGGCTATGTCTTTAAGGTTTGTTATGTCTTTATTTAacttatgttgtatttttaccTTTAACTTGTCTTTTCAGTCCTTCAGTGTCCCCACATTATTAGGGTGTTATTATTATCAGGGtttaacagattttttaaacaaatgtcttGTAATCTAATAACTGCAACAGCTATAGTATCTGCAATGATTCTCTAAAATCATGACAAAGTtgaatattattaatattaatattatttttgagACAAATCAAAGAGAGAAGATCATGAATGAACAAGAACTCTGTAATCTGTGtttgtcacattaaaaacattaaaatgaaaattaaatgctAAAAGCTTTGGATTGGTTTGTGtcagttgtttgtttctgatgtcGCAGCCTGTcatgtgtttttactgtcacttttttttaacattttgagcACAGACATGAACGTAATGACTGATGAGACGACCAGGTCACAACACTGAAGCTTTACACTGCGAGTGAAATGTAAATCACAGGAAAAGCACTGATACTGAGGCAGAAGCaaagtgaacacacactgaatatcaTCTTACCTTTAATGAGGAGGCGAAAATATTTAATAGCATCTGCAGATATGAGGCAGATTCTGTTAAACAATGAAGATCATGTGGCAAAAGAAACCACTCTGAACATGGGAAACCACCCTATAGTATAAATGATAATAGTCTTTTTTCttccaaagaaaaaacaaaaaaaacatgagtttATCTTGAAGACTTAAATTATATGAAGACTTAACTCCCATCACTGATGCTTTCTAACACACTGTAGATATGTCTGGtcctatttattatttattttaacagaattattgattaaaaaaaaacaacaatatccAAAGTATCACTGGAGGCAGTAAGTTCAACGTGACCTGAAGTGACGACGCGCTAAGTGTGTCATTAGAAAATCATCAGAACAGTCagaaagcaacaaacaaacaaataaacaaacaaacaggatttCCCTGTTTTCcattcagagtttttttttagatcCTGAGTAAAAGCTGTAAAACTTTCATACGATATTTTGACATGTGGAACTAATGTAGCATCTCCTGTTTACTTTAAAcacaaattatatattttaacaaagcgataaattaattaaaatgtgccTTACAGTTCCTCTTTTCCTCACGGTGCGCCGTCTAAAATACCTGTGGCTTCACTGCAGGCCACATAAGATGACGTAGAACACTGCGATTCGCTGTGTCTGTGCACGTGGGCGGAGTCAGACGACAGAACAGCCAGGTGATGGTTTGAGGATCTGaactttcctcttcttcttctctgataTATATCGCTTCAATCTGCTGCTcactaaaatgtattttttattaaatgaagcGGTTCTCGGCAGCTgctgttcttttattttgaagttcaAGTCAGTTTCCCGTTTGGCAAACCTGCTGGTGAAATATTTTGAAAGTCGTAACCGGAAGCCGGAAGGTGAAACAGTGCAGCGGACttgacagtgttgatgatgCTGAGGAGAGAGCATCCTCCGCCGCAGCTCTTCACTCAGAcaggccgtgtgtgtgtgtagaggtgaTGTTAGGAGGGAGAGCcgcgttgttgttgttgtttttatatgcTCCTTCGTTACCGTGAGTTCAGGCTGCTCCCGGTGATCTCCCGTTTTCAGGCTGACGTCCTGAGATCAGCGATGGTGGATTTGTCCGAAAGTGGTGCAGTGTCGCCCGGACACGGCAGACACGGACCGGGCTCCGGCTCCGGTAACAACGGGAAGAAAACGTCGAAAAAGTCGCGAACGAGAAGAGGCAAAC encodes:
- the LOC108890925 gene encoding E3 ubiquitin-protein ligase TRIM21-like; this encodes MSAASNLRSEDQYLCSICLHVLTDPVSTPCGHNYCKNCINQHWNINVSCQCPMCNEVFYTRPQLKINTFISEMVAQFRQEAQQKASSSSSEQQLAKPGEVSCDVCTGTKLKALKSCLVCLVSYCETHLEPHLTVSVLKRHQLMDPVENLEDRMCTKHDKPLELFCKTDQTCVCMLCSVLDHRTHYVVPLKEEYEGKKAELEKTEAEIQQMIQKRRLKIEKIKHSVKISKDDADREKAEGVQVFTALKESVDRGLNQLIKEMEEKQKTTEKQAEDLITELEQEISELMKRSTEVEQLSLSEDHLHLLQNFPSLKAAPPTKDWTEVRVRPPSYEGTVVRAVAQLEETLSKEMKKLFEAELKRVQQYAVDVTLDPDTANPELILSDDEKQVKHGDVRKNLPDNPGRFSNRVNALGKQSFSSGRLNFVVQVKGKTDWTLGVARESIKRKGDITLRPQNGYWTIWLRSGKDYKALDDPPITLSLKSGPKKVGVFVDYEEGLVSFYDVDAAALIYSFTGCSFTEKLYPFFSPCPNHGGINSAPLIICPVNQTV